The Salvelinus fontinalis isolate EN_2023a unplaced genomic scaffold, ASM2944872v1 scaffold_1780, whole genome shotgun sequence genome includes the window ACTGTCAACATGTGAAGTACCAGATCATCTTCTTGGAAAACAGTAACAACTCTAAAACAGCTAATGAAGTAATGAATGGCAGGCAGGATGTGTGTCTGTTCAATGGAAGTGACCCATAGCTTCAGCTGCCTTGACTCTCACCACTGGGTCTGGGTCCTGGAGCAGCATGACCAGACCTGGGAGACACCACACACAGAACACGAGGTCATTGTCTTCCCCCAGGGGGCTTCACTCCTGTCGGACTAGCGTTACATAGAAGACAATGAGTATGAGGTAGGTTTCCCTGATCATTGGATCTGAGCAGGAATAACTCCTGGCCCAACATACACAAGCacatttagttacagtaatatcaCATGGAAGGAGTACTCATCACACAGACTAGAACAACCGTTCCAACAGGCCCAACTCACGGGGAAGTAGAACTAGAGAAACCACTAAGCCTACCTTTGGTCACACTCCCCATGTTGATGTGAGAAAATAATTCCTCAGGAAGATTACCCAGAAGGAAACCTACAAAGAAATAAAGGACATTAATGTTTCATTGGATAAATATTTAAGTGAAAATCTCTACCATGGTCAATTAGAGAGAATATTTGGTTTGTGCAAACAGCTTCATTGATATTATCTTCTTGAAATTACAACTAATTATGACATTTATCctatattataacagaacactgCCTGAAAAATGACCAACATTTTTCTAACTCATAAATGACTACAAAGACATTGGGATATCTACagaagcagagacacagagccgTGTAGAGCAGGGTTGAGGTCAATTCACAAGATAAACCAAATGACACTTTTCCTTATTGAAGAGAGTTGGGATTTCAGTGTATTTCCTGAACTGagtggaattgaaatggaatagaCCCCAACCCTGGTGTTGAGGTGAAGTTGAGGAAAGCGAGATAAAGAATCCCACCCTGCCCGGTTTCCCTACCTACCGATAAACATTGCAGCGCCGGCACGAACCTCGGCCCAGTTGCTTTTGAAGAACTGGATGACAGTGATGTGGTAGAAGTTGAGCATGCCAGGGAAGTCTTGAATCTGGGGACAAATCAAATAACAGCTCGATCataaaaaaagagaaaaataaCCGTAACCTTTTGTAATAGAACATTATTCAAGGTGGGTTTCCAAGGCAACTGCTCTACTGATTGCATAGCGTGCAACACATTTAAAAGCTGTTTACTACAGTAGGTAAATAATTGCCTCGTTCTGATGCCAGATCTCCGTTACTGGTTTTGATGGCCGATGGTGAGGTCTGTACCAGTTTGTGGATGGTGAGTAGAGTATTACGGTATTAGACAGTGATCAACTCACAATATATTTGGTGAGGTCGTTGATGAACTCTCCGTAGTGCAGACTCTTGTCCTCGTGGAGATGGTTCTGGAACATAGTGGTGATGAGCTCTGAGCCCACCACCGGAGCACACACTCGCATGGCATACTTACACGCCTGTACGGagaaacagacaggaaacagtcTTTTAGTCTCCCATCTGAGTCTCGGCACAAAGGCTGCTTCAGTTCAATCCACATGATGTAATAACATATCATTTACTTTAATCTATGATATAAACCAGACTATATCAGATGCATCTATGATATAAACCAGACTATATCAGATTAATTCTAGGTATGTAAAGCACAGGACTGCAAATAAAACTAGACAACAGGTATACTGTACCAAAAATCAAACCAGTTTCTAGAACCATAGTTTCCCAAGTCCACTGCCTGAGTGTTGATGTGAGGTTACCCACCTTGACCACCTGCAGGTTGGGGTCACTGAGGTGCAGCAGCAGGCTGACCAGTACGTTGTGGATCTGGTCCTTGAACACAGGCTCTCCTGAACCAAACTTAGACAGGTTCCCCAGGAGCATGATGGAGGCACAGCGGATCTCATCATTCTCCTGTTGGGTCAACAGTACAGGAACGCAGTTAGAGGATCCAACCTAAACCCATCCTAACGTTAACACACACCAGTAGACCTACATAACAGAACCTTTAGAGGATCCAAT containing:
- the LOC129849950 gene encoding maestro heat-like repeat-containing protein family member 1, encoding MLLGNLSKFGSGEPVFKDQIHNVLVSLLLHLSDPNLQVVKACKYAMRVCAPVVGSELITTMFQNHLHEDKSLHYGEFINDLTKYIIQDFPGMLNFYHITVIQFFKSNWAEVRAGAAMFIGFLLGNLPEELFSHINMGSVTKGLVMLLQDPDPVVRVKAAEAMGHFH